CTTCAAAAACCTGTTGCTTTGATATTGCCAAATGAAAGAGGCACTTTACAAGTGAAGGCAACTTCAGGTGAGTGGACAGAAGATTTTTGGGATGAAAATGAAAAAGGGGTGGCTACGTGGGTATTTCGAAAAGGTGAAAAAGCAGGAAGAGGTACTGATACTTTGAATAATGCAAAAGGCTTCTACTTACCACTACAGGTGGGAAAAAGGGCAGAAGGTGTTATGGGCATTTATTTGTGTGATGACATTGAAAAGGAAAAATTACTATTAGCAGAAGCTTTTGCTGGATTGATTGCAGTGGCAATCAATAGAGTCAGGCTCTATAAACAGGCGCAAGAGGCTAAATTTGTAGCTGAATCTGAAAAAGTACGTTCGGCTATCTTTAATTCTATATCTCATGACCTGAGAACTCCTTTGTCTTCTATTATTGGAGCAGTAACTACATTGTTAGACAATGATAAAGGTTTTGATTCAGTGCACAAAAGAGAATTGTTGCAAACTATTAAACAAGAAGCCATCCGAATGAATAGATTTATAACAAACTTACTGAATGTAGCGAGGTTAGAAAGTGGAGAGTTAAAACTAAAAGATGAGTGGATAGATATCCAAGACGTTATAGGAGTAGCTATTAGGCGGTTAGGAGAGATTTTAAAGTCAAGAACATTGGTTTTAAATATTCCCTCTGATTTACCTTTAGTTAAAGGAGATTTTATTTTATTAGAACAAGTGTTTGTGAATCTCTTAGATAATGCAGTAAAATATTCTAAATCGAATAGCGAAATATATCTAAATGTTAAGCCAACAAGTAAATGGATAGAAGTTTCAATTAGTAATAAAGGGCCTAAGCTTTCTGATGAAGATTTGGAAAGAATTTTTGATAAATTCTATCGAGTGCCATCTTCTTCGGATGTCACAGGTACGGGATTAGGCTTAACTATTTGTAAAGAAATAGTAGAAGCCCATAAAGGTAGAATCTGGGCATATAATCATGCAGAGGGTCTAACAATAGCATTTACCATACCATTGCCAGAAATAGAGATAGGAGAAATTCCTCCTACTAAAAGAGGTGATGCAGGTGAGTGATAAAAATGTAAAAGTATTGGTCATTGATGATGAGGCACAAATTCGTAATCTATTGCGAATGGCATTAAGTGGCTATGGATATGAGGTTAAGGAAGCTGCTAACGGTAAGGAAGGGCTAAACTTTGCCCTAACTTTTAAACCTGACATAATCATTTTAGATTTAGGTTTACCTGATGCAGATGGTATAGAAGTGATTAAAAAATTAAGAGAATGGAGTTCAACTCCAATAATTGTATTGTCAGTAAGAGAACAAGAAAATGATAAGATTATGGCTTTAGATTCTGGAGCTGATGATTATGTTACAAAACCTTTTGGTATGGGAGAATTACTTGCGCGTATAAGGACTGCATTGAGGCATAGAACTATGGTTACTCCTCAAATGTCTATAGAACTTGACGATTTAAAAATTGAT
This Caldicellulosiruptor changbaiensis DNA region includes the following protein-coding sequences:
- a CDS encoding response regulator; translation: MSDKNVKVLVIDDEAQIRNLLRMALSGYGYEVKEAANGKEGLNFALTFKPDIIILDLGLPDADGIEVIKKLREWSSTPIIVLSVREQENDKIMALDSGADDYVTKPFGMGELLARIRTALRHRTMVTPQMSIELDDLKIDLATRKIMVGEKEVKLTPTEYEILKILALNAGKVVTHKQLLKEVWGPMYENEVHYLRIYIAQIRKKIEADPSRPRHLITEPGVGYRLI